A single window of Lepisosteus oculatus isolate fLepOcu1 chromosome 29, fLepOcu1.hap2, whole genome shotgun sequence DNA harbors:
- the rorca gene encoding RAR-related orphan receptor C a isoform X1 has protein sequence MRAQIEVIPCKICGDKSSGIHYGVITCEGCKGFFRRSQQNNAMYSCSRQRNCLIDRTNRNRCQHCRLQKCLALGMSRDAVKFGRMSKKQRDSLYAEVQKHQQTQARAGGARREDEEGEADTPVRAYSSGSSAALSDLDDLATLPDGLLFDLPLTPEGAGGYCGLDLLGSAQSSPEPSGLEAPDGSHVRHEYQLLHEPGLYTVHALLKPLAEDCSLLEIERTAQNVVKSHLETCQYSGEELKRLTWTLYTPEETRAFQSKSAEAMWQQCAHHITNAIQYVVEFAKRITGFMDLCQNDQIILLKAGCLEVLLIRMCRAYNPLNNTLLFDGKFAGTQLFKALGCDDLVSAVYELGKALCRLQLSEEEIALFSAAVLLSPDRPWLTDSQKVQKLQERVYLALQHTLHRGGASEEKLAKMVSKLPVMKSICNLHIDKLEFFRLVHPETAYSFPPLYREVFGSEMIFPDSSES, from the exons ATGAGAG CTCAAATCGAGGTGATCCCGTGTAAGATCTGCGGGGACAAGTCGTCGGGGATCCACTATGGTGTGATAACCTGTGAGGGCTGCAAG GGGTTCTTCAGGCGCAGCCAGCAGAACAACGCCATGTACTCCTGCTCGCGGCAGAGGAACTGCCTGATCGACCGCACCAACCGCAACCGCTGCCAGCACTGCCGGCTGCAGAAGTGCCTGGCGCTGGGCATGTCCCGCGATG CCGTGAAGTTCGGCCGCATGTCGAAGAAGCAGCGGGACAGTCTGTACGCGGAGgtgcagaagcaccagcagacgCAGGCGCGGGCGGGGGGCGCGCGGCGGGAGGACGAGGAGGGGGAGGCGGACACCCCGGTGCGGGCCTACAGCAGCGGCTCCAGCGCGGCCCTCAGCGACCTGGACGATCTCGCCACGCTGCCCGACGGCCTGCTGTTCGACCTGCCCCTGACCCCCGAGGGAGCTGGGGGCTACTGTGGGCTGGACCTGCTCGGGTCGGCGCAGTCCTCTCCCGAGCCCAGCGGGCTGGAGGCTCCCGACGGCAGCCACGTCCGACACGAGTACCAGCTGCTGCACGAGCCCGGCCTGTACACGGTGCACGCGCTGCTGAAGCCACTGGCCGAGGACTGCAGCCTGCTGGAGATCG AGCGCACGGCGCAAAATGTGGTGAAGTCTCACCTGGAGACGTGTCAGTACAGTGGGGAGGAGCTGAAGAGACTCACCTGGACCCTGTACACACCTGAGGAGACCCGTGCCTTCCAGAGCAAG TCTGCTGAGGCCATGTGGCAGCAGTGCGCACACCACATCACCAACGCCATCCAGTACGTGGTCGAGTTTGCCAAGCGCATCACAGGCTTCATGGACCTGTGCCAGAACGACCAGATCATCCTTCTCAAAGCAG GCTGCCTGGAGGTGCTGCTCATCCGCATGTGTCGCGCCTACAACCCCCTGAACAACACCCTGCTGTTCGATGGCAAGTTCGCCGGCACGCAGCTCTTCAAAGCCCTAG gCTGCGACGACCTGGTCAGTGCAGTGTACGAACTGGGGAAGGCCCTGTGTCGTCTGCAGCTGTCCGAGGAGGAGATTGCTCTCTTCAGTGCTGCTGTCCTGCTGTCTCCAG ACCGGCCGTGGCTGACCGACTCTCAGAAGGTGCAGAAGCTGCAGGAGCGAGTGTATCTGGCCTTGCAGCACACTCTCCACCGGGGCGGCGCCAGCGAGGAGAAACTGGCAAAG ATGGTGTCCAAGCTCCCAGTCATGAAGTCCATCTGCAATCTCCACATTGACAAGCTGGAGTTTTTTCGCCTGGTCCACCCGGAGACAGCCTACAGCTTCCCACCACTGTACCGCGAGGTCTTTGGGAGTGAGATGATCTTCCCTGACTCCAGCGAGAGCTAA
- the rorca gene encoding RAR-related orphan receptor C a isoform X2: protein MYSCSRQRNCLIDRTNRNRCQHCRLQKCLALGMSRDAVKFGRMSKKQRDSLYAEVQKHQQTQARAGGARREDEEGEADTPVRAYSSGSSAALSDLDDLATLPDGLLFDLPLTPEGAGGYCGLDLLGSAQSSPEPSGLEAPDGSHVRHEYQLLHEPGLYTVHALLKPLAEDCSLLEIERTAQNVVKSHLETCQYSGEELKRLTWTLYTPEETRAFQSKSAEAMWQQCAHHITNAIQYVVEFAKRITGFMDLCQNDQIILLKAGCLEVLLIRMCRAYNPLNNTLLFDGKFAGTQLFKALGCDDLVSAVYELGKALCRLQLSEEEIALFSAAVLLSPDRPWLTDSQKVQKLQERVYLALQHTLHRGGASEEKLAKMVSKLPVMKSICNLHIDKLEFFRLVHPETAYSFPPLYREVFGSEMIFPDSSES from the exons ATGTACTCCTGCTCGCGGCAGAGGAACTGCCTGATCGACCGCACCAACCGCAACCGCTGCCAGCACTGCCGGCTGCAGAAGTGCCTGGCGCTGGGCATGTCCCGCGATG CCGTGAAGTTCGGCCGCATGTCGAAGAAGCAGCGGGACAGTCTGTACGCGGAGgtgcagaagcaccagcagacgCAGGCGCGGGCGGGGGGCGCGCGGCGGGAGGACGAGGAGGGGGAGGCGGACACCCCGGTGCGGGCCTACAGCAGCGGCTCCAGCGCGGCCCTCAGCGACCTGGACGATCTCGCCACGCTGCCCGACGGCCTGCTGTTCGACCTGCCCCTGACCCCCGAGGGAGCTGGGGGCTACTGTGGGCTGGACCTGCTCGGGTCGGCGCAGTCCTCTCCCGAGCCCAGCGGGCTGGAGGCTCCCGACGGCAGCCACGTCCGACACGAGTACCAGCTGCTGCACGAGCCCGGCCTGTACACGGTGCACGCGCTGCTGAAGCCACTGGCCGAGGACTGCAGCCTGCTGGAGATCG AGCGCACGGCGCAAAATGTGGTGAAGTCTCACCTGGAGACGTGTCAGTACAGTGGGGAGGAGCTGAAGAGACTCACCTGGACCCTGTACACACCTGAGGAGACCCGTGCCTTCCAGAGCAAG TCTGCTGAGGCCATGTGGCAGCAGTGCGCACACCACATCACCAACGCCATCCAGTACGTGGTCGAGTTTGCCAAGCGCATCACAGGCTTCATGGACCTGTGCCAGAACGACCAGATCATCCTTCTCAAAGCAG GCTGCCTGGAGGTGCTGCTCATCCGCATGTGTCGCGCCTACAACCCCCTGAACAACACCCTGCTGTTCGATGGCAAGTTCGCCGGCACGCAGCTCTTCAAAGCCCTAG gCTGCGACGACCTGGTCAGTGCAGTGTACGAACTGGGGAAGGCCCTGTGTCGTCTGCAGCTGTCCGAGGAGGAGATTGCTCTCTTCAGTGCTGCTGTCCTGCTGTCTCCAG ACCGGCCGTGGCTGACCGACTCTCAGAAGGTGCAGAAGCTGCAGGAGCGAGTGTATCTGGCCTTGCAGCACACTCTCCACCGGGGCGGCGCCAGCGAGGAGAAACTGGCAAAG ATGGTGTCCAAGCTCCCAGTCATGAAGTCCATCTGCAATCTCCACATTGACAAGCTGGAGTTTTTTCGCCTGGTCCACCCGGAGACAGCCTACAGCTTCCCACCACTGTACCGCGAGGTCTTTGGGAGTGAGATGATCTTCCCTGACTCCAGCGAGAGCTAA